From one Saprospiraceae bacterium genomic stretch:
- a CDS encoding c-type cytochrome, with protein sequence MMLLSGPKSGETNVGGGVIAPPVTYMVDGRQYITLLVGWGSGVGQKRKWAPLQPGRVFTFALQGHASFPVYNKTNLQTIPDISFTSTKEDIQHGQVLFNQYCAICHVVNGGGGGIIPDLVYATEATHQNFSLIVRKGAYLANGMPRFGDRLSEADVADVQKFVLNSARQVKERMK encoded by the coding sequence GTGATGCTGCTATCGGGACCAAAATCTGGGGAAACCAATGTAGGCGGTGGAGTGATAGCTCCGCCCGTCACTTATATGGTCGATGGACGCCAATATATTACGCTTTTGGTTGGTTGGGGCAGCGGGGTTGGTCAAAAAAGAAAATGGGCACCTTTGCAACCCGGTAGAGTATTCACTTTTGCACTCCAGGGTCATGCCTCCTTTCCGGTGTATAATAAAACTAACCTTCAAACGATTCCCGATATATCATTTACTTCGACGAAAGAAGATATCCAGCATGGCCAGGTTTTATTTAATCAATATTGTGCTATTTGCCATGTAGTTAATGGAGGTGGGGGAGGAATCATTCCAGACCTGGTTTATGCCACTGAAGCCACGCATCAAAACTTTTCACTCATTGTACGCAAAGGAGCTTATTTGGCCAATGGCATGCCTCGGTTTGGCGATAGATTGAGTGAAGCAGATGTGGCGGATGTTCAGAAATTTGTGCTGAACTCAGCCAGGCAAGTAAAAGAAAGAATGAAATAA
- a CDS encoding RidA family protein: MGLKTAEAANIMANNSSVVMDQNVPLFSGNRVHGNMVFIAGKGAHFDGDITAHTNHVLDELQKELEKAGSSMNHVLKVNVYLNDLKDYKAMNEAYKGRFGDLPPVRTTIAAAGGIPGDSLVEIDCIAFFKIIVS, from the coding sequence ATGGGATTGAAAACGGCAGAGGCTGCTAATATCATGGCTAACAATTCTTCTGTCGTCATGGATCAGAATGTACCCCTGTTTTCTGGCAATAGAGTGCATGGCAATATGGTGTTTATCGCAGGCAAAGGCGCTCATTTTGATGGTGATATCACAGCCCATACCAACCATGTCCTGGATGAATTGCAAAAAGAGTTGGAAAAAGCAGGGTCCTCCATGAACCATGTGCTCAAGGTCAATGTCTACCTCAACGATCTTAAAGATTACAAAGCTATGAATGAAGCTTATAAAGGACGCTTTGGGGATCTCCCGCCCGTGCGCACGACCATTGCGGCTGCAGGTGGTATCCCTGGCGATTCTCTGGTAGAAATAGATTGTATAGCATTTTTTAAAATCATAGTATCATGA
- a CDS encoding endoxylanase: MSTLSTISSIAQKTKNYAVNAIQTDQLIINGLGDNPLWQKAEILADFIYPWNEGSPPAMSFQGLHDQDYLYGLYKVIDPKKILIFQNTNHKKEVLASDRVEIFFRKNDKMDPYYGLEMDPLTRIYDYRARYQRKFRQEWSWPEGEVTVKATINDTGYILEFAISKKSLRTFDLIKNNKIEAGLYRGECVQLEGDKAEFKWISWVKPDSETPNFHIPSSFGVLELK; this comes from the coding sequence TTGAGTACGCTATCCACTATTTCTTCAATAGCTCAGAAGACTAAAAATTATGCTGTAAATGCTATTCAGACAGATCAGCTGATTATCAATGGATTGGGGGATAACCCTCTCTGGCAAAAAGCGGAGATCTTGGCAGATTTTATTTATCCGTGGAATGAAGGCTCACCACCCGCAATGAGCTTTCAAGGCTTACATGACCAGGACTATTTATATGGACTGTATAAAGTGATAGATCCTAAAAAGATTTTGATCTTCCAAAACACCAATCATAAAAAGGAGGTCTTAGCTTCTGATCGGGTGGAAATATTTTTTAGAAAAAATGATAAAATGGATCCTTATTATGGGTTAGAGATGGATCCTCTTACGCGTATTTATGATTATAGAGCACGGTATCAACGCAAGTTCAGGCAGGAATGGAGCTGGCCGGAGGGTGAAGTGACAGTCAAGGCTACGATCAATGATACTGGATATATCCTTGAATTTGCCATTAGTAAAAAATCGCTCAGAACTTTTGACCTGATTAAAAACAACAAAATAGAAGCTGGGTTATATCGTGGAGAGTGTGTCCAGCTCGAAGGTGACAAAGCAGAATTTAAATGGATTAGTTGGGTGAAGCCGGATAGCGAAACCCCTAATTTTCATATTCCGAGTTCATTTGGGGTTTTGGAGTTGAAGTAG
- a CDS encoding sodium:proton antiporter — MNLYTALTFIICLSAGFAFINQRFMKLPFVIGLFFLSTILSLLVITSKYWLDIPAEQIKTYIERAKIDEIILDVLLGFLLFAGALHTNWNNLRQQIKPIATFAIGGVLVSTMIIAGLFYGLTQLFDLNIDFIHCLIFGALISPTDPIAVLGILKKANVPKKTEYTIVGESLFNDGVGVVLFIAILDTLNTGSFSLSHFGILFIQEAIGGIIMGFVLGYALHVLLSWIDHYETEILLTLAFVMAGYSFCNYLHISGALAMVVMGLMVGNFKTEVSMSNTTLEYVQKFWELVDVVLNAILFILIALVLIEIDFKTKYFFVGLLSVLIVLCSRIVVVYLPHLIIPNLLKLTDKEVKIISWGGLRGGLSIALVLSLPSSETKNMLLIATYFCVLFSIIVQGLTIEKLAKRN, encoded by the coding sequence ATGAATTTATATACTGCACTGACCTTTATCATTTGTTTATCAGCAGGATTCGCATTTATCAACCAGCGGTTTATGAAGCTCCCGTTTGTAATCGGGTTGTTTTTTCTCTCAACTATTCTTTCCTTGCTGGTCATCACCTCTAAGTACTGGCTGGACATTCCTGCCGAGCAAATCAAAACCTATATCGAACGTGCGAAGATCGACGAAATCATCCTGGATGTCTTGCTGGGCTTTTTACTTTTTGCAGGTGCGCTACACACCAACTGGAATAACCTCAGACAACAAATCAAGCCTATAGCCACTTTCGCCATAGGCGGAGTCCTGGTCTCTACGATGATCATTGCAGGTTTGTTCTACGGACTGACGCAGCTATTTGATTTAAACATCGATTTTATACATTGTCTAATATTTGGTGCCCTGATCTCGCCAACCGACCCGATCGCAGTATTGGGGATACTAAAAAAAGCAAACGTGCCTAAAAAGACGGAGTATACCATCGTAGGGGAAAGCCTGTTCAACGATGGAGTAGGTGTAGTCCTTTTTATAGCTATATTGGATACACTCAATACCGGTTCGTTTAGTCTGTCTCATTTTGGGATATTATTCATTCAGGAGGCCATCGGCGGTATTATCATGGGTTTTGTTTTGGGCTATGCTTTGCATGTACTCTTATCCTGGATTGATCATTATGAAACTGAAATTTTACTGACCCTGGCATTTGTCATGGCTGGTTATTCTTTTTGCAATTATCTCCATATCTCAGGCGCTCTGGCCATGGTGGTCATGGGTTTGATGGTAGGCAATTTTAAAACTGAAGTATCGATGAGCAATACTACGCTGGAGTATGTTCAAAAATTTTGGGAATTGGTCGATGTCGTGCTGAATGCTATCCTGTTTATTCTTATCGCTTTAGTCCTCATAGAAATTGATTTTAAAACGAAATACTTTTTTGTCGGACTCCTTTCGGTTCTGATTGTATTATGTTCCAGGATTGTAGTCGTGTATTTGCCCCATCTGATCATTCCCAATCTGTTAAAACTGACTGACAAGGAGGTCAAGATTATAAGTTGGGGAGGTCTGCGAGGAGGTCTTTCTATAGCCCTGGTATTGTCCTTACCTTCCAGCGAAACCAAAAATATGCTGCTCATCGCAACTTATTTTTGTGTATTATTCAGCATCATTGTTCAAGGTCTGACCATCGAAAAACTTGCCAAAAGAAATTAG